The proteins below come from a single Chrysoperla carnea chromosome 1, inChrCarn1.1, whole genome shotgun sequence genomic window:
- the LOC123292482 gene encoding nucleoprotein TPR-like, producing the protein MEQIIMNYENQIKSLQQLPLKLDQAQYTNLQQLTIDRSQCTSLQQIDESQCTADDNNEFENEITCMLLHDIEYKTVEIEHDEEELQQLRSQSMDSTFNSICEQINEIVIRCESEHNSVMHVDLNKQIIDLIKSIEYKRNEIEYIQHELNVLIINNEDNEQIECNINEIIRLHDIIEQDLHELNDLKIQRLPVHGGISSVSCIKGDKYILSIRTLQELIEQNQKYVNRIKDQKTQISQDQMQYRNRVYHLQEINEKLSTGSISTHLDLETTKIVNDICDLLTKVESAQRSLEHCAIHLSQLLHNYQTMKLDNAKEIEQMENEIKQFNHIIKILERCKEIEENDGNDVGKYLTEIEKLKQKVDELQKKLEQSGNMVVYMDAIKHLHSHISKLDQQNRERDRIELHQEMTMNYIQKLTHAVDKLHPSKKGESTSIAQQNIQIDIPKSVEYDRVEISSDIPIEVYNLRVDNEELKTTQEDLLTQMRSIEDENRQYREDIDALQLKYQTALQDNEALQLKYENAIQDLESCNANSNNITAQYEEKESEINKLKEQISHLRTQLDTIIEENIHLIKINQNGQSEQQNNYPQETLSTGYDAEESVKKILSNQTQHQNYIDELEKRIENYDFIIQTIGTDGHFTHLFLMIGESIRALEGKLRDLMRT; encoded by the exons ATGgaacaaattattatgaattatgaaaatcaaatcaaatcattaCAACAATTACCATTAAAACTTGATCAAGCACAATATACGAACTTGCAACAATTAACGATTGATCGTAGCCAATGTACAAGCTTACAACAAATAGATGAAAGTCAATGTACAGCGGATGATAATAatgaattcgaaaatgaaattactTGTATGTTGTTACatgatattgaatataaaactgTTGAAATTGAGCACGATGAAGAAGAGCTCCAACAACTTAGATCACAATCAATGGATTCAACGTTTAATTCAATTTGTGAACAAATTAACGAGATTGTTATTCGTTGTGAATCAGAACATAATTCAGTTATGCATGTTGatcttaataaacaaattattgatttaataaaaagtattgaatatAAACGTAACGAAATTGAATACATTCAACatgaattaaatgttttaattataaataatgaggATAATGAGCAGATTGAatgtaatattaatgaaattatacgTTTACACGATATCATTGAACAAGATTTACATGAattaaacgatttaaaaatac AACGATTACCTGTTCATGGTGGAATATCATCAGTTTCGTGTATTAAAggtgataaatatatattatcaattcGTACTTTACAAGAATTAAttgaacaaaatcaaaaatatgtaaatcgTATAAAAGatcaaaaaacacaaatatctCAAGATCAAATGCAATATAGAAATCGAGTTTATCATTTACAAg aaataaatgaaaaattatcgaCTGGTTCAATATCAACACATCTAGATCTTGagacaacaaaaattgttaatgatatttgtGATTTATTGACAAAAGTTGAATCAGCTCAACGTAGTTTAGAGCATTGTGCAATACATTTATCACAGTTATTACATAATTATCAAACAATGAAACTTGATAACGCTAAAGAAATTGAACAAATGGAGaatgaaattaaacaatttaatcatattataaaaatattagaacgATGTaaagaaattgaagaaaatgatGGTAATGATGTTGGCAAATATTTaactgaaattgaaaaattaaaacaaaaagttgatGAATTACAAAAGAAATTGGAACAATCGGGGAATATGGTTGTTTATATGGAtgcaataaaacatttacattcGCATATTTCTAAATTAGATCAACAAAATCGTGAAAGGGATCGTATTGAACTTCATCAAGAAATGACAatgaattatatacaaaaattaacgcATGCTGTTGATAAATTACATCCATCTAAGAAAGGTGAATCAACATCAATCGCtcaacaaaatatacaaattgatataCCAAAATCAGTTGAATATGATCGAGTAGAAATATCATCAGATATACCTATTGAAGTGTACAATTTAAGAGTTGATaatgaagaattaaaaacaaCACAAGAAGATTTACTAACACAAATGAGATCAATTGAAGATGAGAATAGACAATATCGTGAAGATATCGATGCGTTACAATTGAAATATCAAACAGCACTTCAAGACAATGAAGCGTTACAATTAAAGTATGAAAATGCAATACAAGATCTAGAAAGTTGCAATGCAAATTCAAATAACATAACAGCACAATATGAGGAGAAAGAatcagaaattaataaattaaaagaacaaatttcacatttacgAACACAATTAGATACAATTATCGAAGAGAATattcatttgataaaaattaatcaaaacgGACAAAGTGAGCAGCAAAATAATTATCCACAAGAAACACTTAGTACTGGCTATGATGCAGAggaaagtgttaaaaaaattttatcaaatcaaacACAACATCAGAACTATATTGATGAACTAGAAAAACGTATTGAAAACTATGACTTTATAATACAAACCATTGGAACTGATGGACATTTtactcatttatttttaatgatcgGTGAATCGATTCGTGCTTTAGAAGGAAAATTACGTGAT TTGATGAGAACCTAA
- the LOC123292477 gene encoding putative leucine-rich repeat-containing protein DDB_G0290503 yields MSYVHKRDRVFYPAGDAAQNSPRPRTNNTQLGQLIPIHVLLETLITSQTTEIDKLKQQNNFLKEKLQLYDNLQLTETQNAEIDVALNHLNKKEYINSESNLSDLEEKCNISDLEKYCVQLSDKFQNYIDSSDDSSTFCQENLNCYITDEQSVLKPLPIDIEEIIIEKESLIIALEHRIAALQLEMEDGFMHSVKELESLNKEISQKDILLREVTSCQDIIKKLQNDLNNSQINQAHEKQIIKEEMDSLKQYCNTILDKQKYYDEILHEQDEYNRIKHELDYQRDIHDKYKKVLSECDLLRIQVSEYNSLKDELNSLRFRAKEADCLRLERDQLQCRIENLTAIECEYLQLVDKTNNFDTIKLERDIYKTKMNELLATNHKKDLTISQLQLECKQLTIQLEYMAKEQDSQQKRTIDAFNELREEIIKKNKKIAFYEEQLLEFDHIKEEMHDLQNQIACTIESAEIEHTIDTEHEEKCDKHFEQVQNEYLKLLDELNEKNVQLEHTKNALIKRIKNLEYQNSGQIIQNYLDDLKNLSQKQLLLQQSYLEYEISLQFLFGKIHPQQELYITEKESNQFVDLLNKSIHIIYVKRKNSSSNSSSTGLTCGAQLPAASSSSNFDFYNILDVINKHEQSNNEFKELLERIIILEDKFNIKNNENTEIEKCTLRSNNQLNYEIKELIERVRILEYKSSCVNEQLTSNISDIEKANYDEIELNNEIKILNDREKIKEDETENLLTQLENQIVVLKKNSITNLNRCQLNDKGTNIQLSVNRRQSCDKGANVQFDYKKYIVELRELQNIIERVKDDFLTSEIIPLHVINTAENIESIFEKINQLSSFNNLETFEPILCNILKVLEYIDSLETKLTKIRDQNRKKTQLIKHSKSLNDIEVLYMSSIPTKPNSENFHQMLIANQNDELKYSKQWFFDEKSTLTDEIVKDISNDEVQTADPQFDEKMIGTEITYTDKSLQFFNPIIIIDKEVETIESGIMGPRKSSTTSLPDSYRRNIKNAEQQTTTSLMGTSFVDAMTGVSEVILPIHSAVQTSTIQTVDKIQQTEENLTIEKRVYAELNIQKLKEISVENIGSLKSQYHRDLHNIMAKHNNSVARLQQMHEDTLAECVREHERENDNLREYIKELRTKLTKYEISAEQEKIDESEKRLLSNKDTQRIVSSPNLAAIVDKILYEGIEQLTIQELTLLHARTCKVNKRKMTNENGSSNKDKYLTQLQILEQEIMRKQNNAIEELKNLEHSMLNEKEDLNELKIMTQSNRRSLSEHRNNNNEQKNSSLNSTRSLQVHNSNLPNKVTLKREGRKPKKLHNQLMTRESLQNSAIRKKRKT; encoded by the exons atgtcgtATGTACACAAACGAGATCGAGTATTTTATCCGGCTGGCGATGCTGCACAAAATAGTCCACGACCAAGGACA AACAATACACAATTAGGACAGTTAATACCAATCCATGTGCTACTTGAAACTTTAATTACGAGTCAAACTAccgaaattgataaattaaaacaacaaaataattttttgaaagaaaaacttCAATTGTATGATAATTTGCAGTTAACAGAAACACAAAACGCTGAAATTGATGTGGCT TTGAACCATCTTAACAAAAAAGAGTATATTAATTCAGAAAGCAATCTATCTGATTTAGAAGAAAAATGTAATATCTCTGATCTAGAAAAGTATTGTGTTCAACTTAGCGATAAGTtccaaaattatattgattctTCAGACGATTCATCAACTTT CTGTCAAGAGAATTTAAATTGTTACATAACTGACGAACAAAGTGTTTTAAAACCTTTACCTATCGATattgaagaaataattattgaaaaagaatCGTTAATAATTGCATTAGAACATAGAATTGCAGCATTGCAATTAGAAATGGAGGACGGATTTATGCATTCGGTAAAAGAATTAGaatcattaaataaagaaatatcacAAAAAGATATACTCTTAAGAGAGGTAACATCATGtcaagatattataaaaaaattacaaaatgatttaaataattcacaaaTTAATCAAGcacatgaaaaacaaattattaaagaagAGATGGATTcattaaaacaatattgtaaTACTATAttagataaacaaaaatattatgacgAAATATTACACGAAC AGGACGAATACAATCGTATTAAACATGAATTAGATTATCAACGTGATATAcacgataaatataaaaaagttttgagcgAATGTGATTTGTTACGTATTCAAGTTTCTGAGTATAATTCACTGAAAGATGAACTTAATAGTTTACGTTTTCGAGCTAAGGAAGCCGATTGTTTACGTTTAGAACGTGATCAGTTACAATgtcgaattgaaaatttaacagcAATTGAATGTGAATATTTACAATTAGttgataaaactaataattttgatacaattaAATTGGAACGGGATATATATAAAACGAAAATGAATGAGCTTTTAGcaacaaatcataaaaaagatttaaCCATTTCACAACTGCAATTAGAATGTAAACAATTAACGATACAGTTGGAGTATATGGCTAAAGAGCAGGATTCACAACAA aAACGAACGATAGATGCATTTAATGAATTAcgtgaagaaattattaaaaaaaataaaaaaattgcattctacGAAGAACAATTGCTTGAATTTGATCACATCAAAGAAGAAATGCAcgatttacaaaatcaaattgCATGTACAATTGAAAGTGCTGAAATAGAGCATACAATTGACACTGAACATGAAGAGAAATGCGATAAACATTTTGAACAAgtacaaaatgaatatttaaaactacttgatgaattaaatgaaaaaaacgtACAATTAGAACATACTAAAAATGCATTAATCAAACGtatcaaaaatttagaatatcaAAACAGTggacaaattatacaaaattatttagatgaCTTAAAAAATCTATCACAAAAACAATTGTTGTTACAACAATCATATCTTGAATATG aaatttcattacaatttcTGTTTGGGAAAATTCATCCACAACAAGAATTATATATAACTGAAAAAGAATCGAATcaatttgttgatttattaaataaatctattcatataatttatgtCAAACGTAAAAATTCCTCATCGAATTCATCATCAACCGGATTAACATGTGGAGCTCAACTTCCAGCTGCATCATCTAgttccaattttgatttttataatatattggatGTGATTAATAAAC ACGAGCAATCAAATAATGAATTCAAGGAATTACTAGAACGAATTATAATTTTGGAAgacaaatttaacataaaaaataacgaaaacactgaaattgaaaaatgtacGCTACGTTCAAATAATCAGttgaattatgaaattaaagaattaataGAACGAGTGAGAATATTGGAGTATAAAAGTTCTTGTGTTAACGAACAATTAACATCGAATATTTCTGACATTGAAAAGGCTAACTATgatgaaattgaattgaataatgaaattaaaatattaaatgaccGT gaaaaaattaaagaagatgAAACGGAGAATCTTTTAACACAATTAGAAAATCAAATAGTTGTACtaaagaaaaattcaataacaaatttaaatcgaTGTCAACTAAATGATAAAGGGACAAATATACAACTATCAGTCAATCGCCGTCAATCATGCGATAAAGGTGCAAATGTTCAATTCGATTACAAGAAATATATTGTAGAATTACGAGAATtacaaaatatcattgaaaGAGTGAAAGatgatt ttttaacatCAGAAATTATACCTCTACATGTAATAAACACTGCTGAAAATattgaatcgatttttgaaaaaattaatcaattatcgTCATTTAACAATTTAGAAACATTTGAACCAAttctttgtaatattttaaaag TATTAGAATATATTGACTCATTAGAAACTAAACTAACTAAAATACGTGAccaaaatcgaaagaaaacacaatTGATTAAACATTCGAAATCGTTAAACGATATAGAAGTTCTATACATGTCAAGCATACCAACAAAACCTaattccgaaaattttcatCAGATGCTAATCGCAAACCAAAatgatgaattaaaatattcaaaacaatggttttttgatgaaaaatcaaCCCTCACTGATGAAATTGTTAAAGATATTTCGAATGATGAAGTTCAAACAGCTGATCCgcaatttgatgaaaaaatgatTGGAACTGAAATCACATACACAGACAAGagcttacagttttttaatccAATTATCATTATTGACAAAGAAGTTGAA ACTATTGAAAGTGGTATAATGGGACCTAGAAAATCATCTACTACTAGTTTACCAGATTCCTATCGTAGAA atattaaaaatgctGAGCAGCAAACTACTACATCCTTAATGGGAACGTCCTTTGTTGATGCGATGACAGGTGTATCTGAAGTTATTTTACCGATACACTCTGCAGTTCAAACTTCAACAATTCAAACAGTTGATAAAATTCAGCAAACTGAAGAGAATTTAACAATCGAAAAACGTGTCT ATGCTGAACTGAATATACAAAAGTTAAAAGAAATATCTGTAGAAAATATTGGATCGTTAAAATCACAATACCATCGAGATCTTCATAATATAATGGCCAAGCATAATAACAGCGTTGCACGACTTCAACAAATGCATGAAGACACTTTAGCCGAATGTGTAAGAGAGCATGAACGagaaaatgataatttacgtgaatatataaaagaattaaGAACAAAGTTAACGAAGTATGAAATTTCAGCTgaacaagaaaaaattgatgaatcggaa aaaagacTTTTAAGTAACAAAGATACTCAACGAATAGTTTCTTCACCTAATTTAGCAGCTATTgtggataaaattttgtatgaaggCATAGAG cAATTAACGATTCAAGAACTTACGTTATTGCATGCAAGAACATGTAAAGTTAATAAAAGGAAAATGACGAATGAAAATGGTTCAAGTAATAAGGATAAATATTTGACACAGTTACAAATTTTAGAACAAGAAATAATGCGAAAACAGAATAACGCCATTGaagaat tAAAGAATTTAGAACATTCAATGCTTAACGAAAAAGAAGAtttgaatgaattgaaaattatgacacAATCAAATAGACGATCGTTATCTGAACATCGAAATAACAACAATGAACAGAAAAACAGTTCATTAAATTCTACACGTTCTTTGCAAGTCCATAATAGTAATTTACCTAATAAAG tGACACTGAAAAGAGAAGgcagaaaaccaaaaaaactacaTAATCAATTAATGACACGTGAGAGTTTACAAAATTCTGCAAtaaggaaaaaaagaaaaacttaa
- the LOC123305338 gene encoding interaptin-like, which yields MASYINKKDRVFYPAGDCPPLQFHRQRPEACLKTYYSCTDTRVWELAEEPRRQHLREILSTPVGLQLGNYVPVEMLINILMCSDAEVCIKEKDYGSSVGYHRSYGTNNEASNCFCCNSSASRQIKTCGTQCPPMKSYTSKETVCCDRDKEINKLNNQIEKLEYDIKCAKKNIYDNEKLLCQMSNEIKDKTREISEKTNEIISIKKDLCEKTNEIASLKNESCQKSEEIQSLKTELCQKSNFAAESLKKLELLNRKLHDSECERKELERKNCEHQKTLQKLEDDCIKPQKMCDLQQELNKLREYCQFLSKAQEQAEKHSECLNTENQGLKKELRGCHQTLADQSGKLAELHSNADNLKQMLMEKDGEICRLKKDVAYLQEDIRYQTCQLKEQLAKAPEKCQCSHNSAEEKARKYKQKFKELEAQLRELSCACGKNKKDLQQMECLQKERDMLQRRVDELSSIEQAYNSCRNQLCDMQNIMAERDMLRMKLLNMSSVEEEVERLRSKTKEMECLRAERNRLKQRNEELEAIEAQYIELLSVQKELEGVKCDRDRLKCKIEELMRQNYDKQRQICEMETELKQLIAQIDHMTEEECKQDDCNNRKKYHYPPSGSRGY from the exons ATGGcatcatatataaataagaaGGATCGAGTATTTTATCCTGCGGGCGATTGTCCACCACTGCAATTTCATAGACAAAGGCCAGAAGCatgtttaaaaacatattattcatGTACAGATACTCGTGTGTGGGAATTAGCCGAAGAACCAAGGAGACAACATTTACGAGAGATTTTAAGTACCCCAGtg ggTTTACAATTGGGCAATTATGTTCCTGTTGAgatgttaattaatatattgatgTGCAGTGATGCTGAGGTATGTATTAAAGAAAAAGATTACGGGAGCAGCGTGGGATATCATCGTTCGTATGGCACTAATAACGAGGCATCAAATTGCTTTTGCTGTAATTCTTCAGCATCACGTCAAATAAAAACTTGTGGAACTCAATGTCCTCCAATGAAATCGTACACATCAAAGGAAACGGTTTGTTGTGACAGagataaagaaattaataaactaaataatcaaattgag aaattggAATACGATATAAAATgtgcaaagaaaaatatttatgataatgaGAAACTATTATGTCAGATGTCGaatgaaataaaagataaaactaGAGAAATATCAGAAAAAACTAATGAAATAATATCGATAAAGAAAGATTTATGTGAAAAAACCAATGAAATTGCATCATTAAAGAATGAGTCATGTCAAAAAAGTGAAGAAATCCAATCACTCAAGACTGAATTGTGTCAAAAATCCAACTTTGCCGCtgaaagcttaaaaaaattggaattattaaatagaaaattacatGATTCTGAATGTGAACGTAAAGAGTTGGAGCGTAAAAATTGTGAACATCAAAAAACCTTACAGAAACTGGAAGAT GATTGTATAAAGCCTCAAAAAATGTGTGATTTGCAAcaagaattgaataaattaCGTGAATACTGTCAGTTCTTATCAAAAGCTCAAGAACAAGCTGAAAAACATTCAGAATGTCTCAACACAGAAAACCAAGGCTTGAAAAAAGAATTACGTGGTTGTCATCAAACATTAGCCGATCAAAGTGGAAAATTAGCTGAATTACATTCCAATGCtgataatttgaaacaaatgttaatGGAAAAAGATGGTGAGATATGCCGTTTAAAGAAAGACGTTGCATATTTACAAGAAGATATTCGTTACCAAACTTGCCAATTAAAAGAACAACTTGCTAAAGCTCCAGAAAAATGCCAATGTTCTCACAATTCAGCTGAAGAAAAAGCacgaaaatataaacaaaagtttaaagaattGGAAGCACAATTACGTGAATTATCATGTGCTtgtggtaaaaataaaaaagatttgcaACAAATGGAATGCTTGCAGAAAGAACGCGATATGTTACAACGACGTGTTGACGAATTGTCTTCAATTGAACAAGCATACAACTCATGCCGTAATCAATTATGTGATATGCAGAATATAATGGCTGAACGTGATATGTTGcgtatgaaattattaaatatgagtTCAGTTGAAGAAGAAGTTGAACGTTTACGgtctaaaacaaaagaaatggAATGTTTACGCGCAGAACGAAATCGTTTAAAACAACGTAATGAAGAATTAGAAGCAATCGAAGCACAATATATTGAACTGTTGTCTGTACAAAAGGAACTCGAAGGGGTAAAATGTGACCGTGATCgtcttaaatgtaaaatagaagAATTAATGCGACAAAACTATGATAAACAACGACAAATATGTGAGATGGAAActgaattaaaacaattaattgcaCAAATTGATCATATGACTGAAGAGGAATGCAAACAG GATGATTGTAATAATAGAAAGAAATACCATTATCCTCCATCAGGGAGTCGAGGATATTAA